In Streptomyces sp. NBC_01707, a genomic segment contains:
- a CDS encoding methyltransferase gives MSDQLRPRASLRTAVVWEVLKDALDRQVKATGRDALDVLDTGGGTGNFAVPVARLGHRVTVVDPSPNALFALERRAAEAGVADRVRGVQGDILGLFEVVERGGYDAVLCHGVLEYVDDPAEGVRNAVDALRPSGELSLLAAGLGGAVLARALAGHFTEARQALSDPAGRWGAGDPVPRRYTAEQLTELVSAADVEVGAVHGVRVFADLVPGVLVDTEPGAMEALLKLETAVAELPAFRSVATQLHVLGTKRA, from the coding sequence GTGTCGGATCAGCTGCGCCCCCGCGCCTCCCTCCGTACCGCCGTGGTCTGGGAGGTCCTGAAGGACGCTCTCGACCGTCAGGTCAAGGCGACCGGCAGGGACGCCCTGGACGTCCTGGACACCGGCGGCGGCACCGGAAACTTCGCGGTGCCGGTCGCCCGCCTCGGCCACCGGGTCACCGTCGTCGACCCCAGCCCCAACGCGCTCTTCGCGCTGGAGCGCCGCGCCGCCGAGGCCGGGGTCGCCGATCGCGTCCGAGGCGTCCAGGGCGACATCCTCGGCCTGTTCGAGGTGGTCGAGCGCGGCGGCTACGACGCGGTGCTGTGCCACGGCGTCCTGGAGTACGTCGACGACCCCGCCGAGGGCGTACGCAACGCCGTCGACGCGCTCCGCCCGTCCGGTGAGCTCAGCCTGCTCGCCGCCGGCCTCGGCGGCGCCGTCCTTGCCCGGGCGCTCGCGGGTCACTTCACCGAGGCCCGGCAGGCGCTCAGCGACCCGGCGGGCCGCTGGGGGGCGGGCGACCCGGTGCCCCGGCGGTACACCGCGGAACAGCTCACCGAGCTGGTCTCCGCGGCCGACGTCGAGGTCGGCGCGGTCCACGGCGTACGGGTCTTCGCCGACCTCGTACCGGGTGTTCTGGTGGACACCGAGCCCGGCGCGATGGAGGCACTGCTGAAGCTGGAGACCGCGGTTGCGGAACTCCCGGCGTTCCGCTCGGTCGCGACCCAGCTGCACGTTCTGGGCACGAAGCGCGCCTGA
- a CDS encoding TetR/AcrR family transcriptional regulator, with protein MDSSSTTRRQATRQKLYEAAVTLIAEKGFSATTVDEIAERAGVAKGTVYYNFKSKTELFEELLRHGVGLLTASLRSAAEQTEERGGTRVEALDAMIRAGLVFIDRYPAFTQLYVAELWRTNRAWQATLLVVRQEAVAVVEDVLREGVGNGELSQEIDIPLTAAALVGMVLVAALDWQAFQPERSIDDVHSALSLLLHGRVSGR; from the coding sequence ATGGACAGCAGCAGCACCACGCGTCGCCAGGCCACCCGGCAGAAGCTCTACGAGGCGGCCGTCACGCTCATCGCGGAGAAGGGCTTCTCGGCGACCACGGTCGACGAGATCGCCGAGCGCGCCGGGGTCGCCAAGGGCACGGTCTACTACAACTTCAAGAGCAAGACCGAGCTGTTCGAGGAACTGCTGCGGCACGGCGTCGGCCTGCTGACCGCGTCACTGCGGTCCGCGGCCGAGCAGACCGAGGAGCGCGGCGGCACCCGGGTCGAGGCCCTGGACGCGATGATCAGGGCCGGTCTGGTCTTCATCGACCGCTATCCGGCCTTCACCCAGCTGTACGTCGCCGAGCTCTGGCGCACCAACCGTGCCTGGCAGGCGACCCTCCTGGTGGTGCGTCAGGAGGCCGTCGCCGTGGTCGAGGACGTGCTCCGGGAGGGCGTCGGGAACGGCGAGCTCAGCCAGGAGATCGACATCCCGCTGACGGCGGCCGCACTGGTCGGCATGGTGCTGGTGGCTGCGCTGGACTGGCAGGCGTTCCAGCCCGAGCGGTCCATCGACGATGTGCACTCGGCGCTGTCCCTGCTGCTGCACGGCCGGGTCAGCGGACGCTGA
- a CDS encoding DUF3488 and DUF4129 domain-containing transglutaminase family protein, translating to MSGRGRLALCAFAATLLAAGSMLPLVDPASWIVQAAFLLAIQSGVGALARRVPLPRLLIITVQFLLTLVMLTVVFARGQALVGFLPGPEAVQRLADLLIAGADDVGRYAIPAPATDGIRLMLVGGVLLIGLAVDTLAVTFRSAAPAGLPLLALYSVAAGLSGGAGRLWFLLAASGYLILLLAEGRDRISQWGRVFGGTGRSPSGLAAGLEMSSGRPLAPVRTGRRIGALALGMALVVPTSALSGGWLTGSGSGSGKGGGGGTISAVNPLVSLQNDLNQPENRQVMSYRTNSGSPQDFYLRILALDQFTGSEWRPSRRSLQDVPKRLPDPDGLAADVAVTEIRSNISASRSYQQTYLPLPYPATEIKIGGNWRYERTGRTLVGDRGQTTRGAQYTVSSLVVQPTADQLAAAGPASASMRREYTQVPGSLPKVVKETAEQVTKGATDNYERAVKLQNFFALDGRFTYDTSVTSGTGSAAIGRFLKAKRGFCVHFSFTMAAMARTLGIPARVAVGFTPGTGQSDGSMSVGLRDAHAWPELYFEGIGWTRFEPTPTRGSAPEYTLPDAPAGGSANPSRPQASASAAPSAAPSASDSCPPQLRRQGECGSSTAPGAAAPQDPGTPVGTVVRVVLAALLVLALLLLPLFWRVRVRTRRLNWSAGRTPADATARTLAAWREITDTAWDHGIGPDDSLTPRKAAARVVRLGRLDPDEAAAVHRVAGAVEQVLYAPQPRAATGLAEDVETVRDGVRASADRFARIRAVVAPRSAVRVIWAASESWSALIDRWAARWRGLPRWPSRQRG from the coding sequence ATGAGCGGTCGTGGTCGGCTGGCGCTGTGCGCCTTTGCGGCGACGCTGTTGGCAGCGGGTTCGATGCTGCCCTTGGTCGACCCGGCCTCCTGGATCGTGCAGGCCGCGTTCCTGCTGGCGATCCAGAGCGGAGTGGGCGCACTCGCCCGCCGGGTGCCGTTGCCCCGGCTGCTGATCATCACGGTGCAGTTCCTGCTCACTCTGGTGATGCTGACCGTGGTGTTCGCCCGGGGGCAGGCCCTGGTCGGTTTCCTCCCCGGTCCCGAGGCCGTCCAGCGGCTCGCCGACCTGCTCATCGCAGGTGCGGACGACGTCGGGAGGTACGCCATCCCGGCGCCCGCGACGGACGGCATCCGGCTGATGCTGGTCGGCGGTGTGCTGCTGATCGGTCTTGCCGTGGACACCCTCGCGGTGACGTTCCGCAGCGCGGCTCCGGCCGGCCTGCCCCTCCTCGCGCTCTACTCGGTCGCCGCGGGACTGTCCGGTGGTGCGGGGCGGCTGTGGTTCCTGCTGGCGGCCTCCGGCTATCTGATCCTGCTGCTGGCCGAGGGCCGGGACCGGATCTCCCAGTGGGGGCGGGTCTTCGGCGGCACGGGCCGGTCACCGAGCGGTCTGGCGGCCGGTCTCGAAATGTCGAGCGGGCGGCCGCTCGCACCGGTCCGCACCGGGCGGCGGATCGGTGCGCTGGCGCTGGGTATGGCCCTGGTCGTACCGACGTCCGCGCTCAGCGGTGGTTGGCTGACCGGTTCGGGGAGCGGCTCCGGCAAGGGCGGAGGCGGCGGCACGATCTCCGCGGTGAACCCGCTGGTCTCGCTGCAGAACGATCTGAACCAGCCCGAGAACCGGCAGGTGATGTCGTACCGCACCAATTCCGGCAGCCCGCAGGACTTCTACCTGCGGATCCTGGCGCTGGACCAGTTCACCGGGAGCGAGTGGCGGCCCTCGCGGCGAAGCCTGCAGGACGTGCCGAAGCGGCTCCCCGACCCGGACGGCCTGGCCGCGGACGTCGCCGTCACAGAGATCAGGTCGAACATCTCCGCGTCCCGTTCGTACCAGCAGACCTACCTGCCGCTCCCCTACCCCGCGACCGAGATCAAGATCGGCGGGAACTGGCGTTACGAGCGGACGGGACGCACCCTCGTCGGGGATCGCGGCCAGACGACCCGTGGGGCGCAGTACACGGTCTCCAGCCTGGTGGTGCAGCCGACCGCGGATCAGCTCGCCGCGGCGGGCCCGGCGTCGGCATCGATGCGGCGGGAGTACACCCAGGTACCCGGCTCGCTGCCGAAGGTCGTCAAGGAGACGGCGGAGCAGGTGACGAAGGGTGCCACCGACAACTACGAGCGAGCGGTGAAGCTGCAGAATTTCTTCGCCCTGGACGGCCGCTTCACCTACGACACCTCGGTGACCTCCGGCACCGGCTCGGCCGCGATCGGCCGGTTCCTGAAGGCCAAGCGGGGTTTCTGCGTCCATTTCTCGTTCACGATGGCCGCGATGGCGCGGACGCTGGGCATTCCGGCCCGGGTCGCGGTGGGCTTCACGCCCGGCACCGGGCAGTCGGACGGTTCGATGTCGGTGGGGCTGCGCGATGCGCACGCCTGGCCGGAGCTGTACTTCGAGGGCATCGGCTGGACCCGCTTCGAGCCGACCCCGACGCGGGGCAGCGCGCCCGAGTACACCCTGCCGGACGCCCCCGCGGGCGGCTCGGCCAACCCGAGCCGTCCGCAGGCGAGTGCTTCGGCCGCGCCGTCGGCCGCGCCGTCCGCGTCGGACAGCTGCCCGCCGCAGCTTCGCAGGCAGGGCGAGTGCGGCTCGTCGACGGCGCCGGGAGCAGCGGCTCCGCAGGACCCGGGCACGCCGGTGGGCACCGTCGTCCGGGTGGTTCTGGCGGCCCTGCTGGTGCTCGCACTGCTGCTGTTGCCGTTGTTCTGGCGGGTTCGGGTACGTACGCGCAGGCTGAACTGGTCCGCGGGGCGTACGCCGGCGGACGCGACAGCCAGAACGCTGGCGGCCTGGCGGGAGATCACCGACACGGCGTGGGACCACGGCATCGGCCCCGACGACTCGCTGACCCCGCGCAAGGCGGCAGCGCGGGTCGTACGGCTGGGGCGGCTGGACCCCGACGAGGCCGCAGCCGTGCACCGGGTGGCAGGCGCCGTGGAGCAGGTGCTCTACGCCCCGCAGCCCCGGGCGGCCACCGGGCTCGCCGAGGACGTGGAGACGGTGCGGGACGGGGTACGGGCCTCGGCCGACCGCTTCGCCCGGATCCGCGCGGTGGTGGCACCACGTTCGGCCGTTCGGGTGATATGGGCGGCGTCCGAAAGCTGGTCCGCGCTCATCGACCGGTGGGCGGCGCGGTGGCGCGGGTTGCCGCGGTGGCCGTCCCGCCAGCGGGGCTGA
- a CDS encoding DUF58 domain-containing protein produces MAAGGPAAMNDGDDKGGLRAALGGLTTRGRSFLAAGIAAAVCAYVLGQGDLLRVGLLLATLPLVCVAVLFRTRYRVAGTRRLSPSRVPAGTEARVHLRMENVSRLPTGLLMLQDRVPYVLGPRPRFVLDRVEAGGRREVSYRVRSDLRGRYPLGPLQLQLSDPFGMCELTRSFSAYDTLVVIPRTQPLPPVRLAGEAAGYGEGRQRALALAGEDDVIPRGYRHGDDLRRVHWRSTARYGELMVRREEQPQRARCTVLLDTRRIAYQGTGPDSAFEWAVSGAASALVHMLERGFAVRLLTDDGSSVPGEGEGGFAGSTHESADSAGLMMDTLAVVDHSDGGGLSRAYDVLRGGNQGLLVAFFGDLDEEQAAVAARMRQRSGGAVAFVLDSDTWVQGESHGAAPAGAEERLRLLRESGWTAVLVQPGADLAQLWQLAGQQSAVTQSALSGGSMGGTTGFTGGWS; encoded by the coding sequence ATGGCAGCAGGGGGGCCGGCCGCGATGAACGACGGCGACGACAAGGGCGGTCTGCGGGCCGCGCTGGGCGGGCTCACCACACGCGGGCGGTCCTTCCTCGCGGCCGGGATCGCGGCCGCGGTCTGCGCCTACGTGCTGGGCCAGGGCGACCTGCTGCGGGTCGGGCTGCTGCTCGCCACGCTGCCTCTGGTCTGCGTGGCGGTGCTGTTCCGCACCCGCTACCGGGTCGCGGGCACCCGGCGGCTCTCCCCGTCCCGGGTGCCCGCGGGCACCGAGGCGCGGGTGCACCTGCGGATGGAGAACGTGTCGCGGCTGCCCACCGGGCTGCTCATGCTGCAGGACCGGGTGCCCTATGTGCTCGGGCCGCGGCCCCGGTTCGTCCTGGACCGGGTGGAAGCGGGCGGCCGACGCGAGGTGTCGTACCGGGTGCGGTCGGATCTGCGCGGGCGGTATCCGCTCGGACCGCTGCAGCTGCAGCTGAGCGATCCGTTCGGGATGTGCGAGCTGACCCGCTCGTTCAGCGCGTACGACACCCTGGTCGTCATCCCGCGGACCCAGCCGCTGCCGCCGGTCCGGCTAGCGGGCGAGGCCGCCGGGTACGGCGAGGGACGGCAGCGCGCGCTGGCCTTGGCCGGTGAGGACGACGTGATTCCACGGGGCTACCGGCATGGCGACGATCTGCGTCGGGTCCACTGGCGCTCCACCGCGCGCTACGGCGAGCTGATGGTGCGCCGCGAGGAGCAGCCCCAGCGGGCCAGATGCACGGTGCTGCTGGACACCCGGCGGATCGCCTACCAGGGGACCGGGCCCGACTCGGCCTTCGAATGGGCGGTGTCGGGAGCCGCATCCGCGCTGGTGCACATGCTGGAGCGGGGCTTCGCGGTGCGGCTGCTGACCGACGACGGCAGTTCGGTGCCGGGCGAGGGTGAGGGCGGATTCGCCGGTTCGACCCACGAGTCCGCCGACTCGGCGGGACTGATGATGGACACGCTCGCGGTCGTCGACCACTCCGACGGGGGCGGCCTTTCGCGCGCGTACGACGTGCTGCGCGGCGGCAACCAAGGGCTGCTGGTCGCCTTCTTCGGCGATCTGGACGAGGAGCAGGCGGCGGTGGCGGCCCGGATGCGGCAGCGCAGCGGCGGCGCCGTCGCGTTCGTGCTGGACAGCGACACCTGGGTGCAGGGAGAGTCGCACGGCGCCGCTCCTGCGGGGGCGGAGGAGCGGCTGCGGCTGCTGCGCGAATCGGGCTGGACAGCGGTCCTGGTGCAGCCCGGGGCCGATCTCGCCCAGTTGTGGCAGCTGGCGGGGCAGCAGAGCGCCGTGACGCAGTCCGCCCTGTCGGGCGGCTCCATGGGCGGTACGACAGGTTTCACCGGGGGATGGTCATGA
- a CDS encoding ATP-binding cassette domain-containing protein, producing MDSPHGAAVTAEDFGLKGPRGWAFRGVRLDAPPGALVAIEGPSGSGRTCLLLALTGRMRPSEGRAEVGGLRLPRQMAAVRRISALGPVPGVSELDPAFTVAEHLRERALLQRRYDGSLRALLRPRAERAATARNRIEAALEAAGLDLATLPKAERTSVRDLERLEALRLSVALALIGRPPLLAVDDTDLKLSDAERAEAWQLLRSVADGGTTVLAVCSQAPGNAITVRTDSTGTADITAADATDASEPAEAPEATAEKTTDEKTIDEGTADAFAETGRA from the coding sequence GTGGACAGCCCGCACGGGGCAGCTGTCACCGCCGAGGACTTCGGGCTCAAGGGACCGCGCGGCTGGGCCTTCCGGGGCGTACGGCTCGACGCCCCGCCCGGCGCCCTGGTCGCGATCGAGGGTCCGTCCGGCTCCGGCCGCACCTGCCTGCTGCTGGCCCTGACGGGCCGGATGCGCCCGTCCGAGGGCCGGGCCGAGGTGGGCGGCTTGCGCCTGCCGCGCCAGATGGCCGCCGTACGCAGGATCAGCGCGCTCGGCCCGGTGCCGGGCGTCAGCGAACTCGACCCGGCCTTCACGGTCGCCGAGCACCTGCGCGAGCGCGCCCTGCTGCAGCGCCGGTACGACGGCTCGCTGCGCGCCCTGCTCCGCCCCCGCGCCGAGCGCGCCGCCACGGCCCGCAACCGGATCGAAGCCGCACTGGAGGCCGCAGGACTCGACTTGGCGACCCTGCCCAAGGCCGAGCGGACCTCCGTACGCGATCTGGAGCGGCTGGAGGCGCTGCGGCTGTCCGTCGCCCTCGCGCTGATCGGCCGGCCGCCGCTGCTCGCCGTGGACGACACCGATCTCAAGCTCTCCGACGCCGAGCGCGCCGAGGCCTGGCAGCTGCTGCGTTCCGTCGCCGACGGCGGCACGACCGTGCTCGCCGTGTGCAGCCAGGCGCCCGGGAACGCCATCACCGTCCGCACGGACAGCACGGGTACCGCGGACATCACGGCGGCGGACGCCACGGACGCGTCCGAGCCCGCAGAGGCCCCCGAGGCGACGGCCGAGAAGACCACCGACGAGAAGACCATCGATGAGGGGACGGCCGATGCGTTCGCCGAAACTGGCCGCGCTTGA
- a CDS encoding DUF4126 domain-containing protein: MSVLPLVFTSGWASGINAYAVVLLLGVFGATGVSDEVPASLQRTDVLVVAGVLFLCEAVADKIPYVDSLWDSVHTVIRPVAGAVVAALLAGESGSLPELAAGAVGGSTALMSHLVKAGTRMAVNTSPEPFSNIAVSTAEDLGVAGIITFAIFHPLAAAIIAATLLVLGIVILAFLASRIRRFLRRRAQRREEKRLAGTGSHWPPG; encoded by the coding sequence GTGTCCGTACTCCCCCTGGTGTTCACAAGTGGCTGGGCGAGCGGGATCAACGCCTACGCGGTGGTCCTGCTGCTGGGCGTCTTCGGCGCGACCGGCGTCAGCGACGAGGTGCCCGCCTCGCTGCAGCGCACCGATGTGCTCGTGGTGGCCGGTGTGCTGTTCCTGTGTGAGGCGGTGGCGGACAAGATCCCTTACGTGGACTCGCTCTGGGACTCGGTGCACACCGTCATCAGACCGGTCGCCGGAGCCGTCGTGGCGGCGCTGCTGGCCGGTGAGAGCGGTTCGCTGCCGGAGCTCGCCGCCGGGGCCGTCGGCGGTTCCACCGCGCTGATGAGCCATCTGGTGAAGGCGGGCACCAGGATGGCGGTGAACACCTCACCCGAGCCGTTCAGCAACATCGCGGTGAGCACCGCCGAGGACCTGGGCGTCGCCGGAATCATCACGTTCGCGATATTCCATCCGCTGGCTGCCGCGATCATCGCTGCGACGCTGCTGGTGCTCGGCATCGTGATACTGGCCTTCCTGGCCTCCCGGATTCGCCGGTTCCTGCGCCGCAGGGCCCAGCGGCGCGAGGAGAAACGCCTGGCCGGGACGGGTTCGCACTGGCCTCCCGGCTGA
- a CDS encoding SAV_6107 family HEPN domain-containing protein: MANSSAAAASRRRAGGPAPSPTGPAPSSSGPANDVHPVLRRATAPPAALDLLAQARDGLEEAAVLAVPNERYATAHLAALRTAAAVLAARGRPETTRRRRERIRSAWEVLPEIAPELTEWSALFASGARRRARAEAGIPGAASSRDADDLLRDAAMFLRLVERLLVLQPTLPQARQGRPDAG, translated from the coding sequence ATGGCCAACTCGTCCGCAGCTGCCGCCTCTCGGCGCCGCGCAGGCGGCCCTGCCCCCTCACCGACCGGCCCCGCCCCGTCTTCGAGCGGACCGGCGAACGACGTCCACCCGGTGCTGCGCCGGGCCACCGCGCCGCCCGCCGCCCTCGATCTGCTGGCCCAGGCCCGCGATGGCCTCGAAGAGGCCGCCGTGCTCGCCGTGCCGAACGAGCGCTATGCCACCGCTCACCTCGCCGCGCTGCGCACCGCCGCCGCCGTGCTCGCCGCCCGCGGCCGGCCCGAAACGACCAGGCGACGCAGGGAGAGGATCCGCAGCGCCTGGGAAGTCCTCCCGGAGATCGCCCCCGAGCTCACCGAATGGAGCGCCCTGTTCGCTTCAGGGGCCCGCCGCAGGGCCCGGGCGGAAGCGGGCATACCGGGGGCGGCCAGCAGTCGCGACGCCGACGACCTGCTGCGTGACGCGGCCATGTTCCTGCGCCTGGTGGAGCGGCTCCTGGTGCTCCAACCGACGCTCCCTCAGGCCCGGCAGGGGCGGCCCGACGCGGGATGA
- a CDS encoding DUF3040 domain-containing protein — MPLSEHEQRMLEQMERALYAEDPKFATALEGSGLRTYTRRRVYQAVAGFLVGIALLMAGMVAQQIWISVVGFLVMLGCAVLAVTGWRKAPKPGEQQASGGKGERRHPKQRRTVMNRIEQRWQRRRDEQGQ, encoded by the coding sequence GTGCCGCTCTCGGAGCACGAGCAGCGAATGCTCGAGCAGATGGAGCGAGCGCTGTACGCCGAAGATCCCAAGTTCGCGACAGCGCTCGAGGGAAGCGGGCTGCGTACGTACACCCGGCGACGGGTTTACCAGGCGGTCGCAGGCTTCCTTGTGGGTATCGCGCTCCTCATGGCCGGAATGGTCGCCCAGCAGATCTGGATCAGCGTGGTGGGGTTCCTCGTCATGCTGGGCTGCGCGGTCCTTGCGGTCACCGGTTGGCGCAAGGCTCCCAAGCCCGGCGAGCAGCAGGCGTCCGGGGGCAAGGGCGAGCGCCGACACCCCAAGCAACGCCGAACCGTGATGAACCGGATCGAGCAGCGGTGGCAGCGCCGCCGTGACGAGCAGGGTCAGTAA
- a CDS encoding MoxR family ATPase gives MTTYDDRASLTDLTTTAERVRRSVEAVIEGKPEVVRLSLTVLLAEGHLLIEDVPGVGKTMLAKALARSIDCSVRRIQFTPDLLPSDITGVSIFDQQRRDFEFKPGAIFAQIVIGDEINRASPKTQSALLESMEERQVTIDGHSYELPDPFMVVATQNPVEMEGTYPLPEAQRDRFMARVSIGYPSAEAELQMLDVHGGVSPLDDLQPVAHAHDIVKLIEAVRTVHVAESVRRYAVELVGATRNHPDLRLGASPRATLHLLRAAKASAALSGRDYCLPDDVQALAVAVLAHRLLPTAQAQLNRRTAEQVVLEILQQTPVPTAGGGATVPAPPQHQPGPVYGRQQPPGMRRV, from the coding sequence GTGACGACCTATGACGATCGAGCGAGCCTCACAGATCTGACGACCACAGCGGAGCGGGTGCGCAGGTCGGTGGAGGCTGTGATCGAGGGCAAGCCTGAGGTCGTTCGGCTTTCGCTGACCGTGCTGCTCGCAGAGGGGCATCTCCTCATCGAGGACGTCCCCGGGGTGGGCAAGACCATGCTGGCCAAGGCGCTCGCGCGGTCGATCGACTGCTCCGTGCGGCGCATCCAGTTCACACCGGACCTGCTGCCTTCCGACATCACCGGTGTGTCCATCTTCGACCAGCAGCGGCGCGACTTCGAATTCAAGCCGGGTGCGATCTTCGCCCAGATCGTGATCGGCGACGAGATCAACCGCGCCTCGCCCAAGACCCAGTCCGCGTTGCTGGAGTCGATGGAGGAGCGCCAGGTCACCATCGACGGGCACAGTTACGAACTGCCGGACCCGTTCATGGTGGTGGCCACGCAGAACCCGGTGGAGATGGAGGGCACGTATCCGCTGCCCGAGGCCCAGCGCGACCGGTTCATGGCCCGGGTGTCGATCGGCTATCCCAGCGCGGAGGCCGAGCTGCAGATGCTCGACGTGCACGGCGGGGTCTCCCCGCTCGACGATCTGCAGCCGGTGGCACACGCCCACGACATCGTGAAGCTGATCGAGGCGGTGCGGACCGTCCATGTCGCCGAATCCGTACGGCGGTACGCGGTGGAGCTGGTCGGGGCCACCCGGAACCACCCGGATCTCAGGCTCGGAGCCTCGCCGCGCGCCACGCTGCACCTGCTCCGCGCGGCGAAGGCCTCGGCGGCGCTGAGCGGGCGGGACTACTGCCTGCCCGACGACGTGCAGGCGCTGGCGGTCGCGGTGCTCGCGCACCGTCTGCTGCCCACCGCCCAGGCCCAGTTGAACCGTCGTACCGCGGAGCAGGTCGTGCTGGAGATCCTGCAGCAGACGCCGGTGCCGACCGCCGGTGGCGGTGCGACCGTCCCGGCGCCTCCGCAGCACCAGCCCGGCCCCGTGTACGGCCGGCAGCAGCCGCCCGGCATGCGGCGGGTGTGA
- a CDS encoding YhgE/Pip family protein encodes MRSPKLAALELKRFGRGRLPRAALVALLLLPLLYGALYLWSFWDPYSRLDKIPVALVDNDKGATAAGKRIEAGDEITGELLDSKIFDWHEVSSAQADRGVEDGTYYLSLTVPTDFSERIASSSGDSPETGALQVRTNDANNYIVGQISRTVFSEVRTAASVHASRGFLDRIFISFSDLHDATAKAAQGADDLKGGIGKAKKGSKDLADGLKDAKSGSGRLESGIAKLNKGAGDLETGSRQVADGTQLLADKVNGVAADVRPFLKDNGRTIGDTARLVADSSQAVRDNLDLLVKTAPTAATAAHEASDDLADVYRTRCTEQLLPDPTVCPPLKRATTAAADVAKVADDVNVLVKDQNGDLKKLRGQLATLQKQADALAERSPHLDEDLKSAVAKVNALNTGAHKVAKGADELHTGLATARTGSVDLNTGVGELKKGATSLDGGLIRLGDGSASLAQGLNDGVGKIPDYDKQDRDRRTDVMADPVKLASQSLHKAPNYGTGFAPYFIPLSLWVGAMVAYMLIQPLNRRALAAGASAWRIALAGWLPVAAIGLLQVAALMSVLHWGLGLQMAHAAGTIGFLALVTCCFGAIVQWLNARFGAAGRILVLAVLMLQLTSAGGTYPVQTSPGFFGAIHPYLPMSYIVEGLRRLITGGGLGPVWQGCAVLLAFTAGALALTAVAARRKQVWTLDRLHPELSL; translated from the coding sequence ATGCGTTCGCCGAAACTGGCCGCGCTTGAGCTGAAGCGTTTCGGCAGGGGCAGGCTGCCCCGCGCCGCACTCGTCGCGCTCCTGCTCCTGCCCCTGCTCTACGGCGCCCTGTACCTGTGGTCCTTCTGGGACCCGTACAGCCGCCTCGACAAGATCCCTGTCGCCCTGGTCGACAACGACAAGGGTGCCACCGCCGCCGGAAAGCGCATCGAGGCCGGGGACGAGATCACCGGCGAGCTGCTCGACTCCAAGATCTTCGATTGGCACGAGGTCAGCTCCGCCCAGGCCGACCGGGGCGTCGAGGACGGCACGTACTACCTCTCGCTGACCGTGCCGACGGACTTCAGCGAGCGGATCGCGTCCAGTTCGGGTGACTCCCCCGAGACCGGTGCGCTCCAGGTGCGGACGAACGACGCCAACAACTACATCGTCGGGCAGATCTCCCGGACGGTGTTCTCCGAGGTCCGCACCGCCGCCTCGGTCCATGCCTCGCGCGGCTTCCTCGACCGGATCTTCATCTCCTTCTCCGACCTCCACGACGCGACGGCGAAGGCCGCCCAGGGCGCCGACGACCTCAAGGGCGGGATCGGCAAGGCGAAGAAGGGCTCGAAGGATCTCGCGGACGGGCTCAAGGACGCCAAGTCCGGCAGCGGTCGGCTGGAGAGCGGAATAGCCAAGCTGAACAAGGGCGCCGGTGACCTCGAGACCGGGTCCCGACAGGTCGCCGACGGCACCCAGCTGCTCGCCGACAAGGTCAACGGGGTGGCGGCCGACGTCCGCCCGTTCCTGAAGGACAACGGCAGGACGATCGGCGACACCGCCCGGCTGGTCGCCGATTCCTCGCAGGCCGTACGGGACAACCTCGACCTTCTGGTGAAGACGGCACCGACCGCCGCGACCGCCGCCCACGAGGCCTCCGACGATCTGGCCGACGTCTATCGCACCCGCTGCACCGAGCAGTTGCTCCCCGACCCCACCGTCTGTCCGCCGCTGAAGCGGGCCACGACTGCCGCGGCCGATGTCGCGAAGGTCGCCGACGATGTGAACGTACTGGTCAAGGACCAGAACGGGGATCTGAAGAAGCTGCGCGGACAGCTGGCGACCCTGCAGAAGCAGGCCGACGCCCTCGCCGAACGCTCCCCGCACCTGGACGAGGACCTGAAGTCCGCCGTCGCGAAGGTCAACGCGCTCAACACCGGTGCCCACAAGGTCGCCAAGGGCGCGGACGAGCTGCACACCGGCCTGGCCACCGCGAGGACCGGATCCGTCGACCTGAACACCGGCGTCGGCGAACTCAAGAAGGGGGCCACCAGTCTGGACGGCGGGCTGATCCGGCTCGGCGACGGTTCGGCCTCGCTCGCCCAGGGGCTGAACGACGGGGTCGGCAAGATCCCCGACTACGACAAGCAGGACCGCGACCGGCGCACCGATGTGATGGCCGACCCGGTGAAGCTCGCCTCCCAGTCGTTGCACAAGGCCCCCAACTACGGCACCGGGTTCGCCCCCTACTTCATCCCGCTCTCCCTCTGGGTGGGCGCGATGGTGGCGTACATGCTGATCCAGCCGCTCAACCGGCGGGCGCTCGCCGCCGGGGCCTCCGCCTGGCGGATCGCCCTCGCGGGCTGGCTGCCGGTGGCCGCGATCGGTCTGCTGCAGGTCGCCGCTCTGATGTCCGTGCTGCACTGGGGGCTGGGACTGCAAATGGCCCACGCCGCCGGAACGATCGGCTTCCTCGCGCTTGTGACCTGCTGCTTCGGCGCGATCGTGCAATGGCTGAACGCACGGTTCGGCGCGGCGGGACGGATTCTCGTACTTGCCGTGCTGATGCTGCAGCTGACCTCGGCCGGAGGTACGTATCCCGTCCAGACCAGCCCCGGCTTCTTCGGTGCGATCCACCCGTATCTGCCGATGAGCTACATCGTCGAGGGGCTGCGCCGGCTGATCACGGGCGGCGGGCTCGGTCCGGTCTGGCAAGGCTGTGCGGTGCTCCTGGCGTTCACCGCGGGGGCGCTGGCCCTGACCGCGGTCGCCGCGCGCCGCAAGCAGGTGTGGACGCTGGACCGGCTGCATCCGGAGCTGAGCCTGTGA